In Paenibacillus sp. FSL M7-0420, a single genomic region encodes these proteins:
- a CDS encoding NADPH-dependent FMN reductase: protein MTTLNIGIILGSTRQGRVSPQVGEWVKGIADARGDANYEIVDIADFKLPLLGESDSYAEAQAWAAKLATLDGFVFIVQEYNHSLSGALKNALDSAREEWNNKAAGIVSYGSAGGARAAEHLRGILGELSVADVRVHPLLSLFTDFENGSVFKPADLHAANVNAMLDQVLAWSGALKTLRS, encoded by the coding sequence ATGACAACACTTAACATCGGAATTATTCTCGGAAGCACACGCCAGGGCCGCGTCAGCCCGCAGGTAGGCGAATGGGTGAAGGGAATTGCTGACGCCCGTGGCGATGCCAATTACGAAATCGTAGATATTGCCGACTTCAAGCTGCCGCTGCTCGGGGAGAGCGACAGCTACGCCGAAGCCCAGGCCTGGGCCGCCAAGCTGGCTACGCTGGACGGATTCGTATTCATCGTCCAAGAATATAACCACAGTCTCTCCGGGGCACTGAAGAACGCACTGGATTCTGCCCGCGAAGAATGGAACAACAAGGCTGCCGGAATTGTCAGCTACGGCTCCGCCGGTGGCGCCCGCGCCGCTGAGCATCTGCGCGGTATTCTCGGCGAGTTGTCCGTTGCCGATGTTCGCGTCCACCCGCTGCTCTCGCTGTTCACCGACTTCGAGAACGGCTCGGTGTTCAAGCCGGCTGACCTGCATGCTGCCAACGTCAACGCGATGCTGGATCAGGTCTTGGCCTGGAGCGGCGCGCTGAAGACACTGCGCTCGTAA
- a CDS encoding 2-keto-3-deoxygluconate permease, which produces MNILRSVQKIPGGLLIVPMLLAAAVNTVFPQLFGIGDPTTALFTSRGTMVLIGLILFVSGTQLDLRLLPATLKRAGVHVLARILIAWLIGWAFVQGFGAEGFGGISAIAFIAVMTSCNPGLYLALMHSYGDEMDQAAFGILNLIAVPVIPVMILNSASGAGIDYLSVAATLLPFAVGILLGNLDANLQKMFAPGTVILLPFLGISFGSSINLSLAFRSSLSGLLLTLLFFLLCLLPLVMIDRHLLKRPGYAAAATCSVAGLSMVVPGMAAGFNPAYAPYADTAIAQIAFTVILTSITIPYVVKRLAGKVKSAEARH; this is translated from the coding sequence ATGAATATACTACGGTCTGTCCAAAAAATACCCGGCGGTCTGCTCATCGTCCCCATGCTTCTGGCAGCCGCCGTCAACACGGTGTTTCCGCAGCTGTTCGGCATTGGTGATCCTACAACCGCTCTGTTTACCTCCAGAGGAACGATGGTGCTTATCGGCTTGATCCTGTTTGTATCCGGGACGCAGTTGGACCTCCGCCTGCTCCCTGCTACACTGAAGCGCGCCGGGGTGCATGTTCTGGCAAGAATCCTGATCGCCTGGCTGATCGGCTGGGCCTTTGTGCAGGGGTTCGGCGCAGAGGGCTTCGGCGGCATCTCTGCCATTGCCTTCATCGCCGTGATGACAAGCTGCAATCCGGGGCTATATCTGGCACTGATGCATTCTTATGGAGATGAGATGGATCAGGCTGCCTTTGGAATTCTGAACCTGATCGCTGTTCCGGTCATTCCGGTCATGATCCTGAATTCGGCCAGCGGGGCAGGAATTGATTATCTTAGCGTGGCGGCCACGCTGCTCCCTTTTGCCGTAGGTATACTACTTGGCAATCTTGATGCTAACCTTCAGAAGATGTTTGCTCCGGGAACAGTGATCCTATTGCCATTCCTCGGCATCAGCTTCGGGTCTAGCATCAACCTGAGCCTGGCCTTCCGGTCGAGCTTATCCGGTCTGTTGCTAACCTTACTCTTTTTCCTGCTTTGTCTGCTGCCGCTGGTTATGATTGACCGTCACTTGTTAAAACGCCCGGGGTATGCAGCGGCGGCTACCTGTTCAGTCGCTGGTCTATCGATGGTCGTGCCCGGGATGGCTGCCGGATTCAACCCGGCTTATGCTCCTTATGCAGATACAGCTATAGCACAGATTGCTTTTACTGTTATCCTGACTTCCATCACCATACCTTATGTGGTTAAACGGCTGGCCGGAAAAGTGAAATCGGCCGAAGCCCGCCATTAG